From Bacteroidota bacterium, the proteins below share one genomic window:
- a CDS encoding DUF2141 domain-containing protein → MKITIITLLAFSFSLTLYSFAKPNAKTFSLAIEVKNLRNEKGVVQFALYNKDGSIPDEDYENYYKIVKGEIVNGSSTITIENIPSGKYAVNILHDENKNGKIDKGFILPIEGIGFSNFQSIGLTNRPNFSKASFELKENKSINVKVIYM, encoded by the coding sequence ATGAAAATAACAATCATAACACTACTCGCATTTTCGTTTTCACTCACACTTTATTCATTTGCCAAACCGAATGCAAAAACATTTTCCTTAGCAATTGAGGTGAAGAATTTACGGAATGAAAAAGGCGTGGTTCAATTTGCACTTTATAACAAAGACGGCTCAATCCCAGATGAAGATTATGAAAACTATTACAAAATTGTAAAAGGCGAAATTGTGAATGGTTCATCAACAATTACTATTGAAAATATTCCATCAGGTAAATATGCTGTTAACATTTTACACGATGAAAACAAAAATGGTAAAATTGACAAAGGATTTATTTTGCCGATAGAAGGTATTGGTTTCTCAAATTTTCAATCAATTGGCTTGACAAACAGACCTAATTTTTCAAAAGCAAGTTTTGAGTTGAAAGAAAACAAGTCAATTAATGTAAAGGTGATTTATATGTAA
- a CDS encoding efflux RND transporter permease subunit has product MNITEISIKRPSLIIVLFSVFTLLGFIGYKNLSYELMPDFNQPVVVIKTVYPGAEPNEVETSVSRKIEDALSNLEGVDYLVTKSLPNASIIIANLKYGTDLDKSMQDAQRYIDNIRKDLPQDVLSPVMSKVSPNDLPIMSISATSNLSTTEFYQKMKDDYLPQIQQIKGVAEITVLGGEEREIQVKINQDKLKLYKISMVQVVEAINRSGLDLPAGKVLTEKENNSVRLTGKFTSLEDIKNVQVAMPVMGSPVYVKDVADVIDGIKETTSISRYNGKNGIGLLLKKQGDANAVDVSKLVREKFKSIEQQNASSGVEFIIADDSTDNTIAAVNSVVFDLILAVILVSLVMLLFLRSFRNSLIVIVAIPTSLVTAFAVMWLLGYTLNLMTLLAMSLIIGILVDDAVVVLENIQKHLDKGKDKRIAAMDGRMEIGFAALSITLVDVVVFLPILFLQVFVADMLKQFSVVVVTSTLTSLLVGFTLTPWLASRIGKKEDLQPTIFFNRFLLWFEHQLENFTNWYGRQLEWVLSHKLIFTGIVLLLFVMTLGIMKQGIIGKELISTGDQGKFRMALEFDKSTSIQQNNLIAQKIEAYIIQQPEVATVFSNIGGPSTGIGSLGVGSANKTEFTIQLKSKKELHNLSTETFMKSLREDLKSKFPSINYSMAALGLIPRSAPIEITLSGSNLNQVMKSGNELKAIIEKMPGADNIRLSVEAGSPEYKIIPDKDKMQRLGLTTAYVGLNLRTAFTGNDDATLTENGTEYPVRIWLAEFSRQNFEDVQQLSIINPMGIPVEVSQFASVEQDNSPSLLERKDRQPAVTLTADALGRPSGTVAEDVVAYLKENPLPNGIQMTWGSDIKRQNDSFGALGSVLLISFLLIYLIMVALYDSFVYPFVVLFSIPVAAIGAFFALNLSLSNLSLFALLGLIMLMGLVVKNAILIVDFTNQLKAEGKHFKEALIIAGKGRMRPILMTTLSMVVGMLPIAMATGTAAEWKNGLAWVIIGGLLSSLILTVFLVPMVYYLVDTTKEKINRKK; this is encoded by the coding sequence ATGAATATTACAGAAATATCAATCAAACGCCCTTCGCTGATAATCGTGCTTTTCAGCGTATTTACTTTATTAGGTTTTATAGGGTATAAAAATTTGAGTTACGAATTAATGCCTGATTTTAATCAGCCAGTAGTTGTAATTAAAACTGTTTATCCAGGTGCTGAACCCAACGAAGTAGAAACATCTGTTTCACGAAAAATTGAAGATGCTTTATCCAACTTGGAGGGTGTAGATTACTTGGTTACTAAATCGTTGCCAAATGCCTCAATCATCATAGCCAATCTGAAATACGGGACAGATTTGGATAAGTCAATGCAAGACGCACAACGCTACATTGACAACATTCGTAAAGATTTACCACAGGATGTTTTAAGTCCTGTAATGAGTAAAGTTTCGCCAAATGATTTGCCTATAATGTCAATTAGTGCAACAAGTAATTTATCTACTACTGAGTTTTATCAAAAAATGAAAGATGATTATCTGCCACAAATTCAACAAATAAAAGGCGTTGCAGAGATTACCGTTTTAGGAGGAGAAGAAAGAGAAATTCAGGTAAAAATAAATCAGGACAAACTGAAATTGTATAAAATTTCAATGGTTCAGGTTGTTGAAGCAATTAATCGTTCGGGCTTAGACTTACCTGCCGGTAAAGTGCTAACCGAAAAAGAAAACAATTCCGTTCGTTTAACCGGAAAATTTACATCATTAGAAGATATTAAAAATGTTCAAGTGGCGATGCCTGTAATGGGCAGTCCTGTTTATGTAAAAGATGTAGCAGATGTTATTGATGGCATAAAAGAAACAACTTCTATCAGTCGTTACAATGGCAAAAACGGTATCGGTCTTTTATTGAAAAAGCAAGGAGATGCAAACGCTGTAGATGTTTCAAAATTAGTTCGTGAAAAATTCAAATCCATTGAGCAACAAAATGCGAGTTCAGGTGTAGAATTTATTATTGCAGACGATAGCACAGACAACACTATTGCAGCAGTTAATTCAGTTGTTTTTGATTTGATATTAGCGGTGATATTGGTTTCATTGGTTATGCTATTATTTCTAAGAAGTTTTAGAAACTCATTAATTGTTATCGTTGCAATTCCAACATCTTTAGTTACAGCGTTTGCAGTAATGTGGCTTTTAGGCTACACGCTTAACCTAATGACCTTACTCGCAATGTCTTTAATCATAGGCATTTTGGTCGATGATGCAGTGGTAGTATTAGAAAATATTCAAAAACATTTAGACAAGGGAAAAGATAAACGAATTGCTGCAATGGATGGTCGTATGGAAATTGGCTTTGCTGCATTGTCAATTACATTAGTTGACGTAGTGGTATTTTTACCAATTCTTTTTTTACAAGTGTTTGTTGCAGATATGCTCAAACAATTTTCGGTAGTTGTAGTAACTTCAACACTCACCAGTTTATTGGTTGGTTTTACTCTTACACCTTGGTTGGCTTCACGTATTGGAAAGAAAGAAGATTTACAACCAACTATTTTTTTCAATCGTTTCTTGCTTTGGTTTGAGCATCAATTAGAAAATTTCACCAATTGGTATGGCAGACAATTAGAATGGGTTTTAAGCCATAAATTAATTTTCACAGGAATTGTTTTGTTGCTTTTTGTAATGACTTTAGGCATTATGAAGCAAGGCATCATAGGTAAAGAATTAATATCAACAGGTGACCAAGGCAAATTTAGAATGGCTTTAGAGTTTGATAAATCCACATCTATACAACAGAACAACTTAATTGCTCAAAAAATTGAAGCATACATTATTCAACAACCTGAAGTAGCAACAGTATTCAGTAATATTGGTGGACCAAGCACAGGTATTGGAAGTTTGGGTGTTGGTTCTGCAAACAAAACAGAATTTACCATTCAATTAAAATCTAAGAAGGAACTGCATAATTTGTCTACCGAAACATTTATGAAATCCCTGCGAGAAGATTTGAAATCAAAATTTCCGAGCATAAATTATTCAATGGCTGCACTGGGTTTAATACCTCGTTCCGCCCCAATTGAAATTACATTAAGCGGAAGCAACTTAAATCAAGTGATGAAAAGCGGAAACGAATTAAAAGCGATTATTGAAAAAATGCCTGGTGCGGATAACATTCGCTTATCAGTTGAAGCAGGTAGTCCCGAATACAAAATAATTCCCGACAAAGATAAAATGCAACGATTAGGTTTAACTACCGCTTATGTTGGATTGAACCTAAGAACAGCATTTACAGGCAATGATGATGCTACCCTAACCGAAAACGGAACAGAATATCCTGTGAGAATTTGGTTAGCTGAATTTAGCCGACAAAATTTTGAGGATGTTCAACAACTTTCTATCATTAACCCAATGGGAATACCAGTTGAAGTTTCACAATTTGCAAGCGTAGAGCAAGACAATTCCCCGTCATTATTAGAACGAAAAGACCGACAACCTGCTGTTACTTTGACAGCAGACGCATTAGGCAGACCATCAGGAACAGTAGCAGAGGATGTAGTAGCATATCTCAAAGAAAATCCATTGCCAAACGGAATACAAATGACTTGGGGAAGTGACATCAAAAGACAGAATGATAGTTTTGGAGCATTAGGTTCTGTTTTACTCATTTCGTTTTTGCTGATTTACCTGATTATGGTAGCACTGTATGACAGTTTTGTTTATCCATTTGTAGTTTTGTTTTCTATACCAGTTGCAGCAATTGGGGCGTTTTTCGCTTTGAATTTGTCGTTAAGCAATTTAAGTTTATTCGCCTTATTGGGTTTAATTATGCTAATGGGCTTAGTGGTCAAAAACGCTATTCTAATTGTCGATTTTACCAATCAATTAAAAGCAGAAGGTAAACATTTTAAAGAAGCCTTAATCATTGCAGGAAAAGGTCGTATGCGACCAATCCTAATGACAACTCTTTCAATGGTTGTTGGTATGCTTCCCATTGCAATGGCAACAGGAACAGCAGCAGAATGGAAAAACGGACTTGCTTGGGTAATCATTGGCGGACTTCTATCATCTTTAATTTTGACCGTGTTTTTAGTGCCTATGGTCTATTATTTAGTTGACACAACGAAAGAAAAAATAAATCGTAAAAAATAA